ggaaacccctcgctccagttaatgtcgcgcgagaacattggtggtatggCGTCatggtgttcttgcgaactgattggttgaatgtttctctcttgttgttccaaatatggtacttagtaAATTGAATaatcagaagcttgtttcccagcacacgaGGGACCGttgcacgtttcaacccttatgggctTCTGATATTCATTATTCGCTTATTTACCTATATTTACTATATGGCTGCATATTGCGGGGTAGTAATTATGAAAACCCATTGTCACAGCTtataaaattgcaaaataaagttattagaaTCATCAATGATGTACGGTCCCTACCCCGAATTATGTTTccttaggtctattgaaatttcaCGATATTGCTAAAATGTAGACATTTATTTATGCATGATTATCTTTGTGGTGATGGGTGGGTGATGTACCAGGgtaatttttttccatattactggtttctgagcaacataattattCAACTCAGGATGCATCTTTGCAGCATTTATTTCTTCATGCTATAACCAATGTAAGAAAATTCTCCCTATCCAttattggaaaatacttttggAATGACCTTCCTCTTTATAATCGAAGCAGCATATCTAGAATCCTATTTTAAACAGCAATTTTTGAACACTAGTTTGCTCAGTATTGATTTTCTTAATTCACTGGTATGTATTCCAGTATTTCTTGTTTAACAGTTtaaatattgcaactgaatggaTATCCTGTTCTGTGGATTGAGTACTATTTAAAGTTAAGAATATAATATTATATTCTTTGTCTGAGATAGTTGTTAACTTGATGCATTCACATTATGGAGtacattcacaaatgttttacCTGGTTATGTCGTTTTGGAATGAATTTATATATGAATCAATGTCAATCTCGTTTTTAGTATAGTTGACTATCTGGCATTTATTTTTATTGGTAGTATAGGAATTCCCGTATcacggcctatgacaaaagtctcgaaaaagggaattaaaatattttttgccaaggaaatttaaataatctGGAGTACTCGTTAAGTAAAGGCTTGCGTCTTGGCTTAATCTGTTCGCTTCAAGATTCAAAATCAGCCCTatttcttctccagaacaattcCCGACTCTACCTCGACCACATTATGGAGTACATTCACAAATGTTTACCTGGTTATGTCGTTTTGGAATGAATTTATATATGAATCAATGTCAATCTCGTTTTTAGTATAGTTGACTATCTGGCATTTATTTTTATTGGTAGTATAGGAATTCCCGTATcacggcctatgacaaaagtctcgaaaaagggaattaaaatattttttgccaaggaaatttaaataatctGGAGTACTCGTTAAGTAAAGGCTTGCGTCTTGGCTTAATCTGTTCGCTTCAAGATTCAAACTCAGCCCTatttcttctccagaacaattcCCGACTCTACCTCGAccatgtggttcaaaatttcaaggcTGGGAAGCTTTATAGCGAATTAAGATGTTCCTCACCAGTGGGCTGCCATTTTTCGACTCCATCTTGTTGTCCTTGCTTCAAACGCCAGTTTACTCATATTTTTGAATGTAAActcacatttcaatttaaatccgaCTTACTTTATGAAGAAAATGAGTTAATTAAACAGCACTCCATTCTGAGTTGAAGTCTCTTAAATAAGGAAACACAACGCCAGGAAGGCAAAACTATCCTCTGCTCCTTGCAAGTTCTGCAGTTCATCGCCACGCTTTTGACTCGCCATCTTCCCTTCATTTGTGATCCTTCGCCGTATTTCCCGTTGTATTGAACCAGTATCAGTCATAAAGATAAGATAATGCCCAAGTCTTTCAAATGACTCATCATCTATGCATTCATTGTGTGCCGTCCTTTTGGAAACATGCGATGAATATTAACGATGCCAGCACTACATCCGCCATTTCTCATGTTCCCGCGTTTCGAATGAATTTGAGTGAATTTCAAGGGATTTTCGGGGTGatgaggcgcatgcgcaacattaGTCTCATTTGTTTGTAGTACATGTAGCCCGTACCATGAAGACTAATTGAAAAATTCTATACCGAAAGggtctatggaaatttccatgtaccttGTAACATGGAGACCAATTCAAAAATTCTTGTCCAATagggtacatggaaatttctatgTACCTTGCAACATTGAGAGTAGTTCAAACATTCTATACCGAAACTTTGTTTGAAAGgttccatggaaatttccatgtgcCCTGTAACATTGAGATTAATAGAAGTTTTGAGTTAGTCTCAATGTTATGGGGAACCTTACCTTTATTAGGATCTTTGAAATTTTCTACAATTTCTCGTTGCAAcaacgtttttgttcttttgaagGATATTTGCCCATTTTTGAGGTAGATATGATCttctgaataaaaaaaattgtgtcatTATAGGGATATTTGCCACACACAAGTGAAAAAATAAACGCTGCTATTTGCGTATCGTTACCGTTAATGGACAGGTAGTAAGAATATGCAAgaaacaatttgaaataaacCAAGTCAGATGTAAGCGCTCTTGGTCATTTTAGTCAATGTAACTGCTGATAAAGTCTGAAGAATTAAATCAATGGACAATTTTGCGGTTAAAGTGTACGATTTTTTCTCTCTACCTGGAAAATATTAAGGTAAAAAGTTGTATTATTTTCCAAATTTCTTACTTCAGAAATCGCAACTTAAAACATTACGTGTTCAATGGACGAATGTAAAAGTTCGCCAAAGGTGCGACTTGTAATATATGTTCGCAactgagtttttgttttttgaaagaaacggCGTCAACGGATAAACACAGCAAAAACATCAGCTAGGTCCGTCGTGTCTGTGAAAAGAAAATAGATAACACAGTTGGATTGTTAATCGATAAAAGAATGTATTTATAACAAAGAGAAGTAAAATACACGAGCGCAGTTAAGTCCAGAGTCCCATAagtaattttttaaacaatCATCAGGCATCCTTTCCCCCATTTGACGTTTTAAGACAAACTTACGAAACTTAAAACATAAGAAGCATATAAACATCAGAAAAAAGGAATCGAGACTATTTTCTTGTGCAAGTACATGTGATCGTGTCGCGAACCGGTACCGTGtataaaggcctggccaaacgctcgcaacgtttcaacgcaacatcttgcaacattgttgcatgatgttgcgacatgtgttgaacgggctggCTAAACGCACGCAATATTTTCAACATCTTCAATGCAACATGTCGATGTTTATGTGCGCGGAACaaagtggacctagcgcgcatgccccACTGCAagaatgttgcgtgaacgtccCGGGCTAAACGaatacaacatcatgcaacttccaaaatgttgcacgaaaaatttgaccgttttgaAAAACATATCACAACATATCGCAACACGGTGGTCAAACGtttgcaacatgttgtgcccaacaatgttgcaatatgttgcgttgaaatgttgcgtgcgtttggccaggccttaacaaAAAGTCACTAGTTTTTCTGGTGGCAGCGAGTTAAGAATTAGGGACAGAATAAGAAGGGGGCCAGTGCCTTTATTTTTTCATGAATCTTTTTCGTTCATTCTACTGATCTTTTTTCGAGTGGTATTTCCTCCAAAGCGGGGTGAGGGAGGTGTGGTTACGCTGGAATTCCTTCATCCCCTTCCTGCCTAATCCCCCAGGGAACAAACACGAGTCGATCCAGAAATCTTTAGATGCAAAATTGGAATTTGTTAGACTCACCCGGTGAGTTATACACGGAAGATGAAGTTATGTTGCTGTAAAGGATGctcagaaaattttttttttcaaaaggacATGGGTTATCATCTTTGCTGATCATTAACCACCCTGCATCCCTTGCACAGGTATCGTAGTTCTTGGATATCTCAAAAGAGCGATCAGAATAATCATCGATTGGTTTAAGAGCAAAGTGCTTCAGTTCTGATTCACTTTTGAGGTCATCCCAAGTTGACGAATTGAGATTTTCTTTGGAAAACCATGCGGCGCTGTCATTAACGGCATTAAAAATGAGAGAATGCACTTTTTGACGACCTTTGTAGATTGCAACGCGAACCTGCAAAATGATAACAAGAACACCTTCAGGAAAAAATGTTGGGGTTTTCAATTGGCTGGCGCGGAATCAACACCAAAGGTAATTACTTTATTCAGTCACAACATATACCGAAAAAAAGGATTATAATCAAAAGCCATGCAACTCCACCAGCTAAAGTTGCCGCCTGAGCAGGACTTGATTTCTCAACGCAGCAACGAGAGTGTAGATTACTTAAAAACTTCCaagttttgttaaataaacaaagtaaaagatggatgtccaaaaCTATGGACGTCTTCTTGAATTGAATGTTTTTCCAGCTATTTAGACCATGCATATCCTACACGACGAAATGGAAGTCCCATGTTTCGATACTTAAAGCGACAGTTCTCCCAACGTCGTAAGACTTTTAGGATTAGTTTTCGAACCCGCGAATACGTCATGCAGGTACGCTGCATTGATCAATAATCTTTTCTGGTCAAGAAGCAGCCCAATAGGATTGTTCGCGATGGAGATACAGGAAGTTGAGAGATGTCGTAAAAAAGCTGTGTGATATCTTAATTTTTCCTACCTGCTTGGGATTAAACGCGTTCCAGTTTTGAGAAAGTACCAGACGGTTTTTATAGTGTCCAGGAAAAGTTGCAGAAGAATCCAGGGCGGCCGTCACGTTCTCAGAATGTGTGTCTGGTGATTTCCACATCTCCGCAACGTACAAAGGCGTTGCGCTTGCAACAACTTTAAATACCATCGTCCAACCTGCAATTATTAGTAACAAAAGTCATCTATGTCACTGGAAAACAAAAAACGTTTACAAATGATTTACGCCCGACGACCAAGTTAGTCATTTGCATAAATGGGTCTGTTCCTGAGGTGActttttgttcactttttctgagacaattttttttctccaaatttcaatgcaaagcagtttgcaATGTTAAAGGCAGGGGTATACctaccctgggtaccagaggtttttctcgcttAGAGACATGACCGACACCGGAAACTGCACAAGAAAAACTTCCGGAAACCAGGGTAGGGTACACCCAAATTTCACTGAAAAATGCGAATTAAGAGCAAAAtcagagtaaaaaaaattcgCATTTTAAATATCTTAAAAGATATTTAAGTTTGCGAAGGGGAAAGAGTTTTAACCAGCTTTCCCTCTTGTATGTCATTAATTTCGATTTTATATTTCCCGCTGCCGTTTGTTGATTTGGTTGTCATAGCAACGGAAACAGCGCCGGTAACTTTTCCAGTTGTTTTGGTCGTGCATCAACGGCTTTCCAGGCAGCATttgattggggacactgcattcACCTTATTTGAAGTAATATACGGCAAAGAAGAGCTACCCTAACATGAAGTACTTCCCGAAAATACAAAGCTGAGTGAGTTGAGCGAAATAGAGACGGCCTCTACCTTTACGAATTGAATAGGAGTCACATATCGGCGTAAAATTAACTGAGAATGGTCGGTGAGAAAGCTAGAACCTCCTACATacgaaaaaagaaaggaaaaacctTTTTCTGGGAGGCAGAGATACGAAATCAAGGGAGAGAAACGGGTTCCTTGCGATGATATAGAAACAAGTACACAACCAAGTTGTTCTGGTGTTGAAAATTTGTCCGACTCAGACAGTAAAAAACCATTTAGGCCATCAGGGAAGAAAATGGAGCATAAAAAGATCGATTTTTCCTCGGAAAGGTCGGATGACGAGAGTTCTTTCCAAACTAGGGAAAGCGAGGGATACAGAATGGTGGACCTAGAAAAATTATCGAAAGCAGTCTCAAGCGCGCACGTGTGTAATGAAAGTGAGAAACTTTGCAGATAGACATGTATGTTTCGTGTTTCATCCTGGGAAGTGCTTTCGACCTTGGCTCATAAGTATCAGCTCTTTCATATCTCTTTTAAGTAGAGTTTCCGGTGTTAGTATTTGAATGGAATGTCTTAACAGGCCACGCAGTAGTTAGGTCTATAAACATCCTTTTACAATGCGGTCCATTCCTGAAGGTCTTGCTGCATTTTGTAGCATTATGAGCATGCCTTGCCTCACCAAAGCAGCATATTATAAATAAGTGGAAAATATCCTAAAAGCACTTGAAAATGAAGCAAATGAAGAGATGAGGAATGCTGGAGAGAGACTTCGACAGCACATTTTGGATGAAAACCCTGAAAAAGATTAGCAGGATATATTGGATGCTGCTATTAGCTTTGATGGCACATGGGCCAAACAAGGCTTTACATCATTAACTGGTGTAGTGTTTGCCACCTCAGTAGGCACTGGTGAAGTCTTGGACTATCATGTCTTGTCCAAATCACGTCTGAAATGTACgtttaaaaaagtaaaatgcaGTGATGAAGAGTTTGAAGAGTGGCTGCTTGAACACGAGTGTGATATTAACTTTGCTGGTAGTTCACCAGCCATGGAAAGTGAAGGAGCTTCTGTCTTGTGGAGTAGATCAATTGATCATCACAACCTCAGGTATAAGTGGATGGTCTGTGATGGAGACAGTAAAGCATTTAATTCTGTTGAACATGTTTATGGTGAAACAAAAGTAGAAAAATTGGACTGTGTGGGGCATGTGCAAAAGAGAATGGGAAAACACCTCCTTAACCTCAAATCTAGAACAAAAGGGAAGCTGGCCGATGGTCAACCAATTGGTGGTCGAGGACGTCTAACTGAGGGCAAAATAAAGCAGCTGTAGAAGTATTATGGTCTTGCCATTCGCCaaaatacaattaaaatcaAACCCAACAAGAAGAGAGGTGGATGCTGCAGTGTATTCAGTGAAAAAGAATATTATTAGATTATTATTCTCCATCGTGATTCGGCCGAACAGCATCGCTTCTGTCCACCTGGAGAGTCATTGTGTTGCAGATGGAGGCAGGATAAAGCAACTGGCGCCTCAACCTAtaaagatgacgactgcttaccAGAAGTCTTTCTTGGAAGTGCTTCGCCCTACTTTTATGACATTGAGTGATGAAAAACTTCTGGAAAGGTGTGTACTGGGAACAACACAAAATCCTAATGATTGTGTCGACTCTATGATGTGGGTGCGGTGCCCAAAACACAAACACCATGGAGTGAAAGTGGTAAGGTGTGCAGTAGCATCAGCAGTACGCCACTTTCACAGTGGAGCTAGGAGTAGACTGAGAGTCATGGAAAGGCTTTCCATCCCTGGTGGATCATCCACAAGACTGGCATCCACTGCCAAAGACAATGAAAGAAAGAGGAAGTTAGATCTGCAAGCGagtacaaaagaaaagaaacgttGTCAAGGAGAGCAACTTCTGCGCACCCGCCGGGAAGAAGCTCTAAGAGAAGCTGAACGCTTCTAAAATGATTGTAGAAGCCTCAAgtataaaaatttgaaaaagaggGTCATTACTGTGGCATAATTAATGAGAAAGTCTATTTGTAACAATAACTTTTACTTTGAAGTCATTTTTCTCCTTGTGCATGTTTTTAGTCTTCAGGAAAAGATATCTCACGATCGATTTATCCAATTGATATGATATTTTCAGGGCTTGTTGCTGTCAATAATGCATATTATGGCAGTTATGAAGTAAAATGTGCCTTGAATTTTTTGGGTCAAATTTACTGAATCATTATTTTTCATGGTTTTATTATTCTCAAATCTCTGTGCTGAAAACAACCAACAGTctgtcttttttaaaatgacATAAAAACCTTTCAATTTGATCAATTCTAGCAGGAGATATCTTCTCAAGTGAGCCTTGGTACCACCCAGCAGGTGGTGCAATAAACAGTTTGGTATAAGATTACAATTAGCTTTTCAGgcataaaatatatttttcatattCCTTAGTTCATAAGCTTTGTAGAAATGTATGGTTTCCTATGGTTTCAAGTCAAATCTCggttgtttaattttgttgaaaaaataCCCCTTTTTTGGGTGTACCCCCGCCTACCCGAGATAGAGACATGCATGTGTCTAGCTTGATCGTGCGGCAAACAGTTGCTCATTTTCTTAACTTCACGTACCTAGTGCGCACCGATAAAAGCGAAATCTAAAGATACAAAGGCAAACTATTTGTCTAATTTTGCTAAAATTTATCTTTTGTGAAACTGTTTGAGGGCCGTTGGATTTAAACAATTACACAAGAGTTTGAATTTCCCATGGGTCAATAGATAGAAGATTGGGCTCATTGTAGCGTAAGGTTGAGCAGTATTTTGCATTGCCCGCAGAAAACGAGAGTAAAAGAAATCGAGTACCTCCTCCATCGCTTGTCTGATCACAGTAAACAGGAAAATGTCCGAAGCTGTCATTCAGTCGAATGTTATAGATTCCGGAAACGCGTGGATTTGGAACTTTAGAGCAGCCAGTGACTATGAAAGGAAAAATATCATAGGAGAGGATCAAGGTTTCGTTGCAAAACTAACGACATATTTGAGTGAGATGATAGGACATTTGcttgatgacgccatttgactttaagtcccagaatccttcaggttttgatTGCCTCATGCATTAGAGCTATTAGTATTTTTACCCCGCTGGGAATACAAAacttaaataagaaaagaaaaacaaactgaattctggtagttgtcaAATGAAGCTATCGTGAAGGATGCCCATTTTTGAATGATTACCCTCATCCGGTCTTTTACCTGACACCTACTTGCATAGTACTGAAAGAAAAGGATGCTATAAGCTGTTAATGCCTGCACCATTTGCCCTCTTTTGGTAAATTGGTGATCATATGAAAAGACTGAAAGAAATGTAAGGATCGCTTCACTCTTtggtctataacccgcactttaaATGTAAGTGATATTTCGTATATGCAATCGCATGAgcccgagggcaattaaggattaatttcacgagCATTTTCAAAGTTGTCACAAAATTacccgagtcgcgaagcgacgagaGCAATTTGGAAACCTTGGAAAATACATGTGAAATTAAACCTACATTGCACGAGGGCACAATACGATTACATGCTTATCATGcgcataaagggcaaaattattgagggaagtCCGTTCAATATCGCGACAAATGACGATTAACTTAGCATGCTTTCATTAGATTAAAGTTCAGCTCAATAAATCGATGCTGTCAACAGAAGTAGAGCTTAATTTGTTTAATCTGTATTTTACATGTggacaaaaagcagtttaatcagagtcagaatctggaagaagattctcttgtaacttcgcttgctctggataagcaacagttgaccaatcaggatcaagtaatcaaaccctcttgattaccaagtGCCCTCGGGATTAAGAtgaaaaatgccctccgtctcaaccaatcagcattcagtaattttgccccgtatgtgatcATTTAATTTATCAAATCCTTCACGGGAAcgcatgagcccaacaaattgactgtCTCTCAAATGGGAGGCTTCATATTTCGGTTTGGTAGAACATTGCACCAGCATCATCcaaaggtcatgggtttgaaaaTTGCTAAATTGCCCAACAatgtgcgaggatcacttctccatttcatatataaccCGCAATTAAATtacacatttatttcattaacCGCGTCCCTCACGGGagcacatgagcccaacaaattgacctgctacCAACTGTGTGCTTCATAaatcagttggtagagcattgcaccagcatcgcagaggtcatgggtttgaatcccgttggagacacctgaatttttcaggtgtccatgagcaaaaattgctttaaaaattTTCCACATTAGCGCAAGGATCACTTCACTCTTTCCTTTCATAAAAAGAGACTCCCGTGATAGCTTTGTATCACCCCTGATGAAGGCACCAGCCAGGAGTTTCGTAAACGTGCGTCCTTTAAATTGCACATTTTCAAGTTATCTTTATAATTCTCGAGACCAGAGTAGCATCGAAGTGATGCACATCTGAGGATCACGAGAAGAAATTAGGAGAAGCACGTTAATTACTTTTTATTTTAATCATTGACTTTTAGGAAATTTCCACTATTTCAACATGAATAAGGCTGCTCTATTTTCATTAGTCCTT
The sequence above is a segment of the Montipora foliosa isolate CH-2021 chromosome 2, ASM3666993v2, whole genome shotgun sequence genome. Coding sequences within it:
- the LOC137990657 gene encoding uncharacterized protein isoform X2, whose amino-acid sequence is MNLQKRIMRNQVFLGSIALCLWVLHLSYTNTNGKAEACRTLEFIPAIDGHVLINHVIKNITLDGQDTCSIACYLDEDCLSYNVGHSVCQLSDSDHKQHPYDLKASNGFIYVGTENECYGNLCSPHGKCAINARDNTHYCKCEKGYTGKHCEDLGWTMVFKVVASATPLYVAEMWKSPDTHSENVTAALDSSATFPGHYKNRLVLSQNWNAFNPKQVRVAIYKGRQKVHSLIFNAVNDSAAWFSKENLNSSTWDDLKSESELKHFALKPIDDYSDRSFEISKNYDTCARDAGWLMISKDDNPCPFEKKNFLSILYSNITSSSVYNSPDTTDLADVFAVFIR
- the LOC137990657 gene encoding uncharacterized protein isoform X1, whose product is MNLQKRIMRNQVFLGSIALCLWVLHLSYTNTNGKAEACRTLEFIPAIDGHVLINHVIKNITLDGQDTCSIACYLDEDCLSYNVGHSVCQLSDSDHKQHPYDLKASNGFIYVGTENECYGNLCSPHGKCAINARDNTHYCKCEKGYTGKHCEDLVTGCSKVPNPRVSGIYNIRLNDSFGHFPVYCDQTSDGGGWTMVFKVVASATPLYVAEMWKSPDTHSENVTAALDSSATFPGHYKNRLVLSQNWNAFNPKQVRVAIYKGRQKVHSLIFNAVNDSAAWFSKENLNSSTWDDLKSESELKHFALKPIDDYSDRSFEISKNYDTCARDAGWLMISKDDNPCPFEKKNFLSILYSNITSSSVYNSPDTTDLADVFAVFIR